One window of the Diachasmimorpha longicaudata isolate KC_UGA_2023 chromosome 9, iyDiaLong2, whole genome shotgun sequence genome contains the following:
- the C3g gene encoding guanine nucleotide-releasing factor 2 isoform X3: protein MPQYDDSFLDSPLFRRRAKSYSVLKQDVPKSKTFQITATPFLLAVTTQPRVTPSVSTCNLEEVEERNSGKARGGKLARRARSFKEDFLEKLSQMRSPGINSGSGGGSGIATRAASPSSPRTPREKTPLGDSLDKNPLRDLHIHVRQVQLALLHFRDVVSKKKLEMLPGNGTIVLDTVTTIHTVLKSYVVYEKSSTLNSATNQVYQALAKLLKLCDDVLIHGNQSAPCPALDTENVTHVIGLVEDAVKNLVALAHEKISNRQKPPPLATNNRSSGYGNELSAQRNSLPDIPLTPRERQILEQTAASSNLVRSSHSSESILRDSSPPPKPPLPDRTNISLSEDNGSSTPPPLPPKRRTRAQQLLDESEGLLASSLDRVSLRSRSPEDSSSLLSASAGSLDSALNHSRDDDEIRSIMGPNDESLNDSMDLSLMATIHGLQVNGTNNCGCWDGSETSIPSTMLLGQQTPQEMINPFTGMEGKIERLSTQTQESGFVSMHSQRSSSQSYTASSMTSKRSSQQSSVSYNSQSFTSQQQSFSQQKLSECTESSIMTQRTTSSKSSLTTTSITGNGDPALLEKLVNEIESITGPDSNGIPPALPEKRSKRRKDRQPSQYDNVPENEHLSTCSLHANSSDSPDASKPPPLPLKKRHMFQSVAYSVMAYMEMFGNCSHTTNDFISGLGTRHSVAAYNSMQAEWQQHEMALTTTQSCSSMVHTMTSLHDGTSISISMSPTIKEVANHSSLPPALPPKRSRSTRSTTTPPPISPKPTISMQILHTPEPVITSTPVKEIKEEPVSTVDKKDKHSPVHNLNNNNNVTLDVALSNSRPGSNALSSVSVDENTLELRDIEQDDGILDELDISKHLVFKKSEEDGPDIRGGHPDALLIHATKANKHDFLYQEAFLTTYRTFMSPLELIQKLHRRHQRFSCSPDVVKQRAAREAFSLLVRVVSDLTMSDLDDVLLQTLMEFVQQLVCSGDLTMAKALRVKILEKHQLKQMQSAQPILSSLSVSTKQASLLDFKSEQIAEQMTLLDAELFMKIEIPEVLIWAQEQNEERSPNLTRFTEHFNKMSYWARSRILEHRMENEAKDREKYVVKFIKIMKHLRKINNFNSYLALLSALDSAPIRRLEWQKHITEGLKEYCALIDSSSSFRAYRQALAETQPPCIPYIGLVLQDLTFVHIGNSDLLPDGTINFSKRWQQFNIVENMKRFKKCTYSFKKNERIITFFNNFSDFLCEEAMWQISESIKPRGGKKPPQN from the exons AAGTCGAGGAGAGAAACAGTGGAAAAGCACGGGGTGGCAAACTAGCCCGCCGTGCGCGTTCCTTCAAGGAGGACTTTCTGGAGAAACTCTCCCAGATGAGGTCCCCCGGGATAAACTCAGGGAGTGGCGGTGGCAGTGGTATAGCAACACGGGCTGCATCGCCCTCTTCCCCGCGAACTCCCCGAGAAAAGACACCTCTCGGTGACAGTCTTGATAAGAATCCACTGAGGGATCTCCACATTCACGTCAGACAAGTACAACTTGCACTGCTTCACTTTCGCGATGTCGTTTCCAAGAAGAAACTCGAGATGTTACCTGGCAATGGCACCATCGTACTCGACACCGTTACCACGATACATACTGTACTCAAGTCTTACGTCGTTTATGAGAAAAG CTCAACACTGAACTCAGCCACAAACCAAGTTTACCAAGCCCTGGCTAAACTGCTGAAACTCTGCGACGATGTTCTAATCCATGGGAATCAGTCTGCCCCATGTCCGGCATTGGACACAGAGAACGTGACACACGTGATAGGATTAGTCGAGGATGCTGTTAAAAATTTAGTTGCACTGGCGCACGAGAAGATATCAAACAGACAGAAGCCACCGCCACTGGCAACTAACAACAG AAGTTCAGGGTACGGAAATGAACTATCAGCCCAAAGAAATTCTCTTCCGGACATTCCCCTAACACCCCGCGAGCGCCAGATCCTCGAGCAGACAGCAGCAAGTAGCAATTTAGTGAGAAGTTCCCACAGTTCCGAGTCCATCTTGAGGGACTCGAGTCCACCACCGAAGCCACCGCTTCCTGACAG GACTAATATCAGTTTATCGGAAGACAACGGTTCCTCGACACCTCCACCACTCCCCCCAAAACGTCGCACCCGTGCCCAACAGCTCTTGGACGAGTCAGAGGGCCTATTGGCATCGAGTTTGGACCGTGTCTCTTTAAGGAGCCGCTCCCCAGAGGACTCGTCGTCCTTACTGAGTGCGTCAGCGGGAAGTTTGGACTCGGCGCTGAATCACTCGAGGGATGACGACGAAATTCGCTCGATCATGGGGCCAAATGATGAGTCCTTGAATGATAGTATGGATCTCAGTCTCATGGCGACCATACACG GTCTACAAGTCAATGGAACTAACAACTGTGGCTGCTGGGATGGTTCCGAAACAAGTATACCGAGTACAATGCTGCTGGGCCAGCAGACACCCCAGGAGATGATAAATCCATTCACTG GAATGGAGGGAAAAATCGAGAGGCTTTCAACTCAGACCCAAGAATCTGGTTTCGTTTCCATGCACTCGCAGAGAAGCTCGTCACAGAGCTACACAGCCTCGAGCATGACATCCAAGAGATCCTCCCAGCAGAGCAGTGTCAGTTACAACTCGCAGTCATTCACTTCACAGCAGCAGTCCTTCTCCCAGCAAAAACTCTCCGAGTGCACTGAGAGCTCCATCATGACGCAGAGAACTACCAGTTCAAAGAGCAGTCTCACCACTACCAGTATCACCGGCAATGGCGATCCAGCACTACTGGAAAAACTGGTAAAT GAAATCGAGTCGATCACTGGTCCAGACTCCAACGGAATCCCCCCAGCCCTCCCCGAAAAgcgttcgaagaggcgaaaaGATCGCCAGCCCTCGCAGTACGACAATGTACCTGAAAATGAACACCTGTCCACCTGCAGTCTGCACGCAAACTCCAGCGACAGCCCGGATGCCAGTAAACCACCGCCCCTGCCCCTCAAGAAGCGACACA TGTTCCAATCGGTGGCATATTCCG taatGGCATACATGGAGATGTTCGGCAACTGCTCGCACACCACCAACGACTTTATTTCCGGTCTTGGCACGCGACACTCTGTGGCTGCATACAATTCAATGCAGGCTGAATGGCAGCAGCATGAAATGGCACTCACAACGACACAATCGTGCTCCTCCATGGTACACACCATGACCAGTCTACACGATGGGACAAG TATATCGATCAGTATGAGTCCAACAATAAAAGAAGTGGCGAATCACTCTAGTCTGCCCCCTGCCCTGCCGCCAAAGCGATCGAGATCGACGCGATCCACCACAACACCGCCTCCAATATCGCCAAAACCCACTATCAGCATGCAAATACTCCACACCCCAGAGCCAGTCATCACCTCGACACCTGTTAAGGAGATAAAGGAGGAGCCTGTCAGCACTGTTGATAAGAAGGACAAGCACTCTCCTGTTCACAatctcaataataataacaatgtaACGTTGGATGTTGCACTGAGTAATTCGCGGCCAGGGAGCAATGCATTGTCGTCGGTTTCTGTGGACGAGAATACTCTGGAGCTCAGGGATATCGAGCAGGATGACGGTATTCTCGATGAACTGGACATCAGCAAACACCTGGTGTTTAAGAAAAGTGAGGAAGACGGACCGGATATACGAGGGGGGCACCCGGATGCTCTGTTGATTCATGCGACTAAAGCTAATAAacatg ATTTCCTGTATCAGGAAGCGTTCTTGACGACATACAGGACATTCATGTCCCCTCTTGAACTCATCCAGAAGCTTCACCGCCGTCACCAGAGGTTCTCCTGTTCCCCAGACGTCGTGAAGCAGCGAGCAGCTCGCGAGGCCTTCTCCCTTTTAGTACGTGTCGTCAGTGACCTGACAATGTCCGACCTGGACGACGTCCTCCTCCAGACCCTGATGGAATTTGTCCAGCAACTAGTTTGCAGTGGTGACCTGACAATGGCGAAGGCCCTTCGCGTCAAGATCCTGGAGAAGCATCAGCTGAAGCAGATGCAGTCAGCCCAACCAATTCTCTcatccctcagtgtctccaccaAGCAGGCCTCCCTCCTCGACTTCAAGAGCGAGCAGATTGCCGAGCAGATGACACTGCTAGATGCCGAGCTCTTCATGAAGATAGAAATACCAGAGGTGCTGATTTGGGCGCAGGAGCAAAACGAGGAGAGGTCACCTAATCTCACCAGATTCACCGAGCACTTCAATAAGATGTCATACTGGGCAAGATCGAGGATTCTCGAGCACAGGATGGAGAATGAGGCGAAGGACAGGGAGAAATATGTCGTTAAATTCATCAAGATTATGAAGCACTTGAGAAagatcaataattttaatagctATTTGGCTCTCCTATCTGCACTGGACAGCGCTCCCATCAGGAGGCTCGAGTGGCAGAAGCACATCACTGAGGGATTGAAAGAGTACTGCGCACTCATTGACAGTTCCAGCAGCTTCAGAGCGTACAGGCAGGCTCTAGCTGAGACACAACCGCCGTGTATACCTTATAT AGGACTGGTACTGCAAGATTTGACATTCGTGCACATTGGAAACAGTGATCTGCTGCCTGATGGCACTATTAATTTCTCGAAGCGTTGGCAGCAATTTAATATTGTTGAGAATATGAAGAGATTTAAAAAGTG cacgTACTCCTTCAAAAAGAACGAGCGCATAATAACATTTTTCAACAACTTCAGCGACTTCCTCTGCGAGGAGGCGATGTGGCAAATCTCAGAGAGTATTAAGCCCCGTGGAGGCAAGAAGCCCCCGCAGAACTAA